A DNA window from Mariprofundus aestuarium contains the following coding sequences:
- the moeB gene encoding molybdopterin-synthase adenylyltransferase MoeB: MIDFTEAQIERYSRHIILPEVGAEGQSKLLESKVFMIGAGGLGSPVAYYLAAAGVGTIGIADADVVDSSNLQRQIIHNQDRIGMPKVESARETIQALNPDVKVNTYNYFVTEENIRDIIRDYDLVIDGCDNFPTRFLVNDACYMEKIPLISGAMFRFEGQVATFKPHQVKGAPCYRCLYPEPPPAGLVPSCSEAGILGALAGAVGTIQAVEAVKELLGIGDSLAGKLMVFDALRMEWKKLKLRKDPGCPLCGENPTITELVTYEQACELKFGD, encoded by the coding sequence TTGATTGATTTTACAGAAGCACAGATCGAGCGCTATTCGCGCCATATTATATTGCCGGAAGTCGGTGCCGAGGGGCAGAGCAAACTGCTTGAGTCCAAGGTGTTCATGATCGGCGCAGGAGGGCTCGGCTCACCTGTTGCCTATTATCTGGCTGCCGCCGGTGTGGGAACCATCGGTATCGCTGATGCGGATGTGGTGGACTCATCCAACCTGCAGCGCCAGATCATCCACAACCAGGATCGCATCGGCATGCCCAAGGTGGAAAGTGCGCGCGAGACGATTCAGGCGCTGAATCCGGATGTGAAGGTCAACACCTACAACTACTTTGTTACCGAAGAGAATATTCGCGACATTATCCGCGATTATGACTTGGTGATTGATGGTTGTGATAATTTCCCGACCCGCTTCCTGGTCAATGATGCCTGTTATATGGAGAAGATACCGCTGATTTCCGGTGCGATGTTCCGTTTTGAAGGGCAGGTGGCGACATTCAAGCCGCATCAGGTGAAGGGAGCGCCATGTTACCGCTGTCTCTATCCGGAGCCACCACCGGCAGGCCTGGTTCCATCATGCTCGGAAGCGGGCATTCTCGGCGCACTGGCCGGAGCTGTGGGAACCATCCAAGCTGTTGAAGCGGTGAAGGAGTTGCTCGGTATCGGTGATTCTCTGGCCGGTAAGCTGATGGTCTTTGATGCACTGCGTATGGAGTGGAAGAAGCTGAAACTGCGCAAGGACCCTGGCTGCCCATTGTGCGGAGAGAATCCAACCATTACCGAGCTGGTCACCTATGAACAGGCCTGTGAGTTGAAGTTCGGCGACTGA
- the cysK gene encoding cysteine synthase A gives MAIYNNAAETIGNTPLVRLNRIGADCGAEIVAKLEFFNPLNSVKDRIGKAMVEAAEADGRLKPGGLIVEPTSGNTGIALAFVARAKGYRCILTMPESMSLERRKLLKLLGAELVLTPAEKGMKGAIAKAEEIASSTEGAFLPQQFENPANPEVHRQTTAQEIWSDCDGKVDAIVAGVGTGGTITGITEVLKQRNPEFKAFAVEPADSPVISGEAPGPHKIQGIGAGFIPKNLNVDILDGVEKVTNDEAFSMARRLADEEGIPGGISSGAAVAAAVRIACRPEMKGKRIVVILPSMAERYMSTDLFKGIEV, from the coding sequence ATGGCGATTTATAACAATGCTGCTGAAACGATTGGAAATACCCCGCTGGTTCGTCTGAACCGGATCGGCGCTGACTGTGGTGCTGAAATCGTTGCCAAGCTGGAGTTCTTTAATCCGCTGAATTCGGTAAAGGATCGTATTGGTAAGGCGATGGTCGAAGCGGCCGAGGCGGATGGGCGACTGAAACCTGGTGGGCTTATTGTTGAACCGACCAGTGGCAATACCGGTATTGCACTGGCCTTCGTTGCCCGCGCCAAGGGTTACCGCTGTATCCTGACCATGCCTGAATCGATGAGTCTGGAGCGTCGCAAGCTTCTTAAGCTGCTCGGTGCCGAGTTGGTGCTCACACCTGCAGAGAAGGGCATGAAGGGTGCGATTGCCAAGGCTGAAGAGATCGCCAGTTCGACTGAAGGGGCGTTCCTGCCACAGCAGTTCGAGAATCCCGCCAACCCAGAGGTTCATCGCCAAACCACCGCTCAGGAGATCTGGTCTGACTGCGATGGAAAGGTTGATGCGATTGTTGCCGGTGTTGGTACAGGCGGCACGATTACCGGAATAACCGAGGTTCTCAAGCAGCGTAATCCTGAATTTAAGGCATTTGCCGTTGAACCTGCAGATTCACCTGTGATTTCCGGTGAAGCGCCAGGGCCGCATAAAATTCAGGGTATCGGTGCAGGCTTTATTCCGAAGAATCTGAATGTGGATATTCTCGATGGCGTCGAGAAGGTGACCAATGACGAAGCTTTTTCCATGGCGCGTCGCCTTGCCGATGAAGAGGGTATTCCTGGTGGAATCTCATCAGGTGCGGCCGTGGCAGCGGCTGTTCGTATCGCATGCCGACCTGAGATGAAGGGCAAGCGCATTGTCGTGATTCTACCATCAATGGCTGAGCGCTATATGTCTACCGACCTGTTCAAAGGCATCGAAGTCTAG
- a CDS encoding NIL domain-containing protein: MKFRVYLTFNEATVRDPIIWKLGREFDLVTNIRMAEVKDGMGLVGLELEGGEDVIDAAVKWLGEQGVHVEPIEQNIIEG; the protein is encoded by the coding sequence ATGAAGTTTCGTGTTTATCTGACCTTTAACGAGGCCACAGTTCGCGATCCGATTATCTGGAAGCTTGGCAGAGAATTCGACCTTGTAACCAACATTCGCATGGCTGAGGTAAAGGACGGCATGGGACTTGTCGGGCTTGAACTTGAAGGCGGTGAAGATGTTATTGATGCGGCAGTGAAGTGGCTGGGTGAGCAGGGCGTTCACGTTGAGCCTATCGAGCAGAACATCATCGAAGGGTGA
- a CDS encoding ubiquitin-like small modifier protein 1, which translates to MSVTVRIPTPLRKLTGGSDEVSVDGATVGDVIEALEAAHPGLKERLCDDAGEIRRFVNVYVNDEDVRFLEGRATALKDGDELSIVPAIAGGC; encoded by the coding sequence ATGAGTGTAACTGTACGTATTCCTACCCCACTGCGTAAGCTGACTGGTGGATCTGACGAAGTATCCGTAGACGGTGCAACCGTCGGTGATGTGATTGAGGCTCTTGAGGCTGCACATCCAGGTCTGAAAGAGCGCCTGTGTGACGATGCCGGCGAAATTCGCCGTTTCGTGAACGTCTATGTGAACGATGAAGACGTCCGCTTCCTTGAGGGTCGCGCTACCGCACTGAAAGATGGTGATGAGCTCTCCATCGTTCCGGCAATTGCAGGCGGCTGCTAA
- the thrC gene encoding threonine synthase, with protein MSESIVRALKCRECGQEYPIEPTHVCEFCFGPLEVAYDYHKLEGKFTRELIESRPQTMWRYKELLPIDGEPTVGAQNGFTPLVRAKRLEKVLGVKELYIKNDSVCYPTLSFKDRVVSVALSKAVEFGFTTVACASTGNLAGSVAANAAAAGLESYVFIPHDLEQGKVLGAGIFGTNIIGIKGKYDDVNRLCSEVAGKYGWAFVNVNVRPFYAEGSKSLAYEVMEQLGWKAPKHVVVPMASGSLCTKVDKAIKEFIKLGLIEDNGTAVYGAQATGCSPIAKSVKDGTDMIHPVHADTIAKSLAIGNPADGYYANRVINESGGWAEDISDEEVVAAMKLLAETEGIFAETAGGVTLGCAMKMIESGKLPRDESIVLCITGNGLKTQEAIVDAITKPRIINASLKEFDLLAEADGVADA; from the coding sequence ATGAGTGAAAGTATCGTTCGAGCGCTGAAGTGTCGTGAATGCGGGCAGGAGTATCCGATTGAGCCTACGCATGTATGCGAGTTCTGCTTTGGTCCGCTTGAGGTGGCTTACGATTATCACAAGCTGGAGGGTAAGTTTACCCGTGAACTGATCGAGTCCCGCCCGCAGACTATGTGGCGCTATAAAGAGCTGCTGCCGATTGATGGCGAGCCAACTGTCGGTGCACAGAACGGCTTTACACCGCTGGTGCGTGCAAAGCGTCTTGAGAAGGTGCTTGGTGTTAAAGAGCTCTATATCAAGAATGACTCGGTCTGCTATCCGACCCTCTCTTTTAAAGATCGCGTGGTCTCCGTGGCTCTTTCCAAGGCCGTTGAGTTTGGCTTTACCACTGTGGCCTGTGCCTCTACAGGCAATCTGGCGGGTTCCGTTGCCGCCAATGCGGCTGCTGCAGGCCTGGAATCCTACGTGTTCATTCCACACGATCTGGAGCAGGGCAAGGTGCTCGGCGCTGGTATCTTCGGTACCAATATCATTGGCATTAAAGGTAAATATGACGATGTGAATCGCCTCTGTTCTGAAGTGGCTGGCAAATATGGCTGGGCTTTTGTGAACGTGAATGTACGTCCGTTTTATGCTGAAGGCTCCAAGTCACTGGCTTATGAGGTGATGGAGCAGCTGGGCTGGAAAGCACCGAAACATGTGGTTGTCCCTATGGCTTCCGGTTCGCTCTGCACCAAGGTGGACAAGGCGATCAAGGAGTTTATCAAACTCGGCCTGATCGAAGACAATGGTACTGCTGTGTACGGTGCGCAGGCGACCGGCTGTTCACCGATTGCTAAATCTGTGAAAGACGGAACCGATATGATTCACCCTGTTCATGCAGATACCATCGCCAAGTCACTGGCCATTGGTAATCCTGCTGATGGTTACTACGCCAACCGCGTGATTAATGAATCCGGCGGCTGGGCAGAAGACATCTCTGATGAAGAGGTGGTGGCAGCCATGAAGCTTCTGGCCGAGACCGAGGGTATCTTCGCTGAGACTGCTGGCGGAGTAACACTGGGTTGTGCCATGAAGATGATTGAGTCCGGCAAGCTGCCTCGCGATGAGTCGATTGTGCTCTGCATTACCGGTAACGGCCTGAAGACGCAGGAAGCGATAGTGGATGCGATCACCAAACCGCGTATTATCAACGCCAGCCTGAAAGAGTTTGATCTGCTGGCCGAAGCCGACGGCGTGGCCGACGCATAA
- the apbC gene encoding iron-sulfur cluster carrier protein ApbC, which yields MITEADILKALSVIIDPDFKKDIVSLGFVKNIAIEGKQVAFTIELTTPACPVKEEFRRQADEAVSALPGVEKVEVTMSSKTTASTSKDHIPGVANIVAIASGKGGVGKSTTAVNLAVAMAQTGARVGLLDADIYGPSIPRMMGLAGYKPEIDHEAKTIQPLENYGVKTISIGYLVEENQAMIWRGPMVASALNQLLTDVAWGELDYLFVDMPPGTGDAQLTLTQKVPVTGAVLVTTPQDIALLDCRKGIDMFRKARVPALGIVENMSQFICPHCGKSSAIFAEGGAERLSQEYKTEVLAHIPLDIKIREKADEGTPIVAAFPDSEQAAHYKRLAGEVARRVSIQNNRKIDIPVMIQE from the coding sequence ATGATTACCGAAGCCGATATCCTCAAAGCACTGTCCGTCATCATCGATCCAGATTTCAAAAAGGATATTGTCTCGCTTGGCTTTGTAAAAAACATCGCCATAGAAGGTAAGCAGGTAGCATTCACGATTGAACTGACCACGCCTGCCTGCCCGGTAAAAGAGGAGTTCCGCCGCCAGGCCGATGAAGCAGTAAGCGCCCTACCAGGCGTTGAGAAGGTTGAGGTCACCATGAGCTCGAAGACCACTGCAAGCACTAGCAAGGACCACATTCCGGGGGTTGCCAACATTGTTGCCATTGCATCGGGAAAGGGTGGTGTCGGCAAATCAACCACCGCGGTAAACCTTGCTGTTGCCATGGCACAAACCGGCGCCCGCGTAGGCCTGCTTGATGCCGACATCTATGGCCCCTCCATCCCACGCATGATGGGACTTGCCGGTTACAAGCCGGAGATCGATCATGAAGCCAAAACCATACAGCCACTAGAGAACTACGGCGTTAAAACCATCTCTATCGGCTACCTGGTTGAAGAAAACCAGGCCATGATCTGGCGCGGGCCGATGGTGGCCAGTGCCCTGAACCAGTTACTCACCGATGTTGCATGGGGTGAGCTGGACTATCTGTTTGTCGACATGCCTCCGGGAACCGGCGATGCGCAGCTTACACTGACCCAGAAGGTGCCGGTAACCGGCGCAGTGCTCGTAACCACGCCGCAGGACATCGCCCTGCTCGACTGCCGCAAAGGTATCGACATGTTCCGCAAAGCACGCGTTCCGGCTCTAGGTATTGTAGAAAACATGAGCCAGTTTATCTGCCCTCACTGTGGTAAATCCAGTGCCATTTTTGCTGAAGGCGGCGCTGAGCGGTTAAGCCAGGAATACAAAACCGAAGTCCTTGCCCATATCCCGCTGGATATCAAAATCCGTGAGAAGGCGGATGAAGGCACCCCTATCGTTGCTGCGTTCCCCGATTCCGAACAGGCAGCACATTACAAGCGACTGGCGGGAGAGGTTGCCCGCAGAGTCAGCATCCAGAACAACCGCAAGATTGATATCCCGGTGATGATTCAGGAGTAA
- a CDS encoding DsrE/DsrF/DrsH-like family protein, which yields MTLPVDKKKISIVCFSGDFDKIVAAFTIATGAAATNREVTMFFTFWGLNALKKKKGRVATGKSIMAKAFNFLMGGLNNLPLSRLNFFGASPILMSGMMKKHNVASLPELVEAAHLLGVRIVACEMAMHILEVEKSDMIEEVKDVAGVATFLNESEDAHIIFI from the coding sequence ATGACCCTGCCCGTTGATAAGAAAAAGATCTCCATCGTCTGCTTCTCCGGCGATTTCGATAAGATTGTAGCCGCCTTCACCATCGCTACAGGCGCCGCCGCCACCAACCGTGAAGTCACCATGTTCTTCACCTTCTGGGGACTTAACGCCCTGAAGAAGAAAAAGGGCCGTGTCGCCACAGGCAAGAGCATCATGGCCAAGGCATTCAACTTCCTGATGGGAGGGCTGAACAACCTGCCACTCTCGCGCCTTAACTTCTTCGGTGCTAGTCCAATACTGATGTCTGGTATGATGAAGAAGCACAACGTTGCATCGCTTCCGGAACTGGTTGAAGCAGCACACCTGCTCGGCGTTCGCATCGTAGCCTGCGAGATGGCGATGCACATCCTTGAGGTTGAGAAGAGTGACATGATTGAAGAGGTGAAGGATGTAGCTGGTGTAGCGACCTTCCTCAACGAATCCGAAGATGCGCACATCATCTTCATCTGA
- a CDS encoding sulfurtransferase TusA family protein: MKHFLDITRETCPMTFVKVKLKLANINKGEQLEVLLNAGEPLENVPRSCEEQGFKVLSNEPTDEEGKYMLVIEK; encoded by the coding sequence ATGAAACATTTCCTCGATATTACACGCGAGACCTGCCCGATGACCTTTGTGAAAGTGAAGCTGAAACTGGCAAACATCAATAAAGGCGAGCAGCTGGAAGTGCTGCTCAATGCAGGCGAGCCGCTGGAGAATGTCCCCCGCTCATGCGAAGAGCAGGGCTTTAAAGTGCTCTCCAATGAGCCTACCGATGAGGAAGGCAAGTACATGCTGGTAATCGAGAAGTAG
- a CDS encoding methyltransferase domain-containing protein has translation MTDREFWEGKYKNKETGWDRGDASPALLDWLKELNPCRILVPGCGRGHEVIELARRGFDVTAVDIATPAIKHMQAMLEKEGLTATLIHGDLFDLELEPFDAIYEQTCLCALQPGQWSDYEQWLHNHLKPGGQLLALFMQTGVTGGPPFHCDLSEMKPLFDASRWQWPDNGNEVPHPSGRHELAHLLRRI, from the coding sequence ATGACAGACCGGGAGTTCTGGGAAGGCAAGTATAAGAATAAGGAGACAGGCTGGGATCGTGGCGATGCTAGCCCTGCCCTTCTTGACTGGCTTAAGGAACTGAACCCCTGTCGTATTCTGGTACCCGGCTGCGGCCGCGGTCATGAAGTAATCGAACTGGCCCGGCGCGGCTTTGACGTCACAGCTGTCGATATCGCCACCCCTGCCATCAAGCACATGCAGGCCATGCTGGAAAAGGAGGGGCTCACCGCCACCCTGATTCACGGCGACCTGTTCGATCTTGAGCTGGAACCCTTCGATGCCATCTACGAGCAGACCTGCCTCTGCGCCCTGCAGCCCGGACAGTGGTCCGATTACGAACAGTGGCTACACAATCACCTAAAACCGGGCGGCCAACTGCTTGCCCTCTTCATGCAGACAGGCGTTACCGGTGGCCCACCATTCCACTGCGACCTCTCCGAGATGAAACCACTGTTTGATGCTTCCCGCTGGCAGTGGCCGGACAATGGCAACGAAGTCCCCCACCCTTCCGGCCGTCACGAATTGGCCCACCTACTTAGACGCATCTAA